In Nyctibius grandis isolate bNycGra1 unplaced genomic scaffold, bNycGra1.pri scaffold_87_arrow_ctg1, whole genome shotgun sequence, a single window of DNA contains:
- the TGFB1I1 gene encoding LOW QUALITY PROTEIN: transforming growth factor beta-1-induced transcript 1 protein (The sequence of the model RefSeq protein was modified relative to this genomic sequence to represent the inferred CDS: deleted 2 bases in 1 codon) has protein sequence MEDLDALLADLETTTSHLARRPVLLTDPPGGAAPQHPPPTHSGDPPRPPPPPYGPVTGGDTEHLYSTVQKARPPRPPPAPPGLGELDRLLRDLNATHSSIADEILAQFPPLKSPEGVKRKEAADEAEVAVSPPSSGTPPVPPTSATSATQELDKLMASLSDFHLHRTVSLGAFGAVCPPIFPRTSLTLFSPFYAPPSPPPKGIPEGENLDSMLVLLQSDLSRQGVPTGAKGVCGSCQKPIAGKVVKALGCAWHPEHFVCARCGEELGGGSFFEKDGVPYCPRDYGRLFSPRCARCAQPILDKMVTALDKNWHPEHFCCVKCGQPFGEEGFLEKDGQQYCRQDFAELFSSRCRGCGRPILEGYIAALEGLWHPECFVCRECFAPFVGGSFFEDGGHPYCERHFHARRGSLCRGCGEPIAGRCVTAMAQRFHPEHFVCAFCLRPLSKGTFQEQEGKPYCQPCFLRLFG, from the exons ATGGAGGACCTGG ATGCCCTCTTGGCCGACCTGGAGACGACGACGTCGCACCTCGCGCGGCGGCCGGTGCTGCTGACGGACCCGCCTGGGGGGGCGGCACCCCAACACCCGCCCCCCACCCAcagcggggaccccccccggcCACCCCCGCCCCCCTACGGCCCA GTGACAGGGGGGGACACCGAGCATCTCTACAG cACGGTGCAGAaggcccggcccccccggccccccccagctcctcctggcctGGGGGAGCTCGACCGGCTCCTCCGTGACCTCAACGCCACCCACAGCTCCATCGCAG aTGAGATCCTGGCTCAGTTCCCCCCCCTGAAGAGCCCTGAGGgggtgaagaggaaggaggcagcagaTGAGGCTGAAGTCGCGGTGTCCCCCCC TagctctgggacccccccggtgccccccaccTCGGCCACCTCGGCCACCCAGGAGCTGGATAAGCTGATGGCCTCGCTCTCCGACTTCCACCTCCACCGCACCGTGAGTCTGGGGGCTTTCGGGGCTGTGTGCCCCCCCATTTTCCCCCGCACCTCCTTAactctcttttcccctttttacgccccccccagccccccccca aagggGATTCCTGAGGGCGAGAACCTGGACTCcatgctggtgctgctgcagtcGGACCTGAGCCGCCAAGGGGTCCCCACGGGGGCGAAGGGGGTTTGTGGGTCCTGCCAGAAGCCCATCGCGGGGAag GTGGTGAAGGCTTTGGGGTGCGCCTGGCACCCTGAGCACTTCGTCTGCGCCCGCTGCGGCGAGGAGCTGGGGGGCGGCAGCTTCTTCGAGAAGGACGGGGTGCCCTACTGCCCCCGCGACTACGGGCGGCTCTTCTCCCCACGCTGCGCCCGCTGCGCCCAGCCTATCCTCGAC AAAATGGTGACGGCGCTGGACAAGAACTGGCACCCGGAGCACTTCTGCTGCGTCAAGTGCGGGCAGCCCTTCGGCGAGGAGG GCTTCCTGGAGAAGGACGGCCAGCAGTACTGCCGCCAGGACTTTGCCGAGCTCTTCTCCAGCCGgtgccggggctgcgggcggcccATCCTGGAGGGCTACATCGCCGCCCTCGAGGGGCTCTGGCACCCCGAGTGCTTCGTCTGCCGG gagtGCTTCGCGCCCTTTGTGGGGGGCAGCTTCTTCGAGGACGGCGGCCACCCCTACTGCGAGCGGCACTTCCACGCCCGGCGGGGCTCGCTgtgccggggctgcggggagcccaTCGCCGGCCGGTGCGTCACCGCCATGGCCCAACGCTTCCACCCCGAGCACTTCGTCTGCGCCTTCTGCCTCCGGCCCCTCTCCAAGGGCACCTTCCAGGAGCAGGAGGGCAAGCCCTACTGCCAGCCCTGCTTCCTCCGCCTCTTCGGGTGA
- the LOC137677506 gene encoding LOW QUALITY PROTEIN: integrin alpha-D-like (The sequence of the model RefSeq protein was modified relative to this genomic sequence to represent the inferred CDS: deleted 2 bases in 1 codon) — protein MHPAVPTLSVGLDEVTPTVFRGTGGSFGHSVAQVDAAPPEVTSMSLGLSLVAHGSQLLACGPTAQRACGVNMELRGLCFLLPAGGTLPAALPGMGGLTTGPDAGVDGPRRVKLCIFPSTTSHSPPPLPPGCPAKASDIVFLMDGSGSIRRPDFERMKVFITQVMSRFESTDTRFALMQFSSTSTLHFDFTTFARLSPAERVKEVHRIMQTKGTTYTASAIQTVVRQLFTPRHGAREGAHRILIVVTDGQKFGDPLEYREVIPEAARAGIIRYAIGVGSAFVDPEAIEELRTIASEPSKDHVFRVDNFDALQGIQNELQEKIFAIEGTQSAHSSSFQLEMAQEGFSALLTPEGPILGAVGAYDWSGGVFVYGRGGEATFVNVSRDAGDMNDAYLGYAAESLSLGGSRALALGAPRYRHVGRLLLFHLRGPQAAWELLADATGPQVGSYFGASLCALDTDGDGSAEVVWGAPMFYGAGSGGRVAVCTLRLKGGRLGCQQMLQGQPGHPLGRFGASLARLGDVNGDRWPDVAVGAPLEDEERGAVYVFHGKRDGVTSQYSQRISGTRFSSGPRYFGQAISGGQDLTGDRLPDVAVGAQGQVLLLRSQPLLKVRVKVAFQPQEIPAAAFDCQEEEAQGGSGQGWICFLSTKKTPDNFGSQVSTTLRYQAALDPGRAKVRAVFAGSTAVRNGTLQLGVGQRCETLAIAFTVGCPRDTLTPLVLRLTYDATGDPITVAEGLRPALSEDSETVVVGTLPFEKNCGADNVCIDDLQVSFNFSGLETIVVGVTDVVDITVTLRNRGEDSYGATVQLEHAEALSYRKAVVLQSSRRSGSVHCNSEPAERPQRRTLCLVNHPIFRPDAEVVFTVTLDVPHGAELGSVLEVVANASR, from the exons atgcaccc ggctgtccccaccCTCAGCGTTGGGCTGGACGAGGTGACCCCGACGGTTTTTCGGGGCACGGGAGGCTCCTTCGGGCACAGCGTGGCCCAGGTCGACGCTG cccccccagAGGTGACCTCCATGTCCCTGGGCCTGTCCCTGGTGGCACACGGATCCCAGCTCCTG GCGTGCGGCCCCACGGCGCAGAGGGCCTGTGGGGTGAACATGGAGCTGCGGGggctctgcttcctcctgcctgcagggggcaccctgcccgctgccctgcCAGGTATGGGGGGGCTGACAACGGG ACCTGACGCTGGGGTAGATGGGCCCCGCAGGGTCAAGCTGTGCATCTTtccctccaccacctcccattCCCCCCCACCACTACCACCAGGTTGCCCTGCGAAGGCCTCTGACATCGTCTTCCTCATGGACGGTTCAGGCAGTATCAGGCGCCCCGACTTCGAGAGGATGAAGGTCTTCATCACCCAGGTCATGAGCCGGTTCGAGAGCACTGACACTCGT TTTGCGCTCATGCAGTTCTCCAGTACATCCACCCTCCATTTTGACTTCACCACCTTTGCCCGGTTGTCCCCGGCGGAGCGGGTGAAGGAGGTCCACCGCATCATGCAGACAAAAGGAACCACCTACACGGCCAGTGCTATCCAGACCGTGGT gaggcaACTGTTCACCCCGCGGCACGGAGCCCGTGAAGGTGCCCACAGGATCCTCATTGTGGTGACAGATGGGCAGAAGTTTGGGGACCCGCTGGAATACAGAGAGGTCATCCCTGAGGCGGCACGTGCGGGGATCATCCGCTACGCCATTGGG GTGGGCAGCGCCTTCGTGGACCCAGAAGCCATAGAAGAGCTCCGCACCATTGCCTCTGAACCCAGCAAGGACCACGTCTTCAGGGTGGACAACTTTGACGCCCTGCAGGGCATCCAGAACGAGCTGCAGGAGAAGATCTTCGCCATTGAGG GCACCCAGTCCGcccacagcagctccttccAGCTGGAGATGGCCCAGGAGGGCTTCAGCGCTCTGCTCACCCCC GAGGGGCCCATACTGGGAGCGGTGGGTGCCTACGACTGGTCCGGAGGGGTCTTTGTCTACGGCAGGGGTGGGGAGGCCACCTTCGTCAACGTGTCCCGAGACGCTGGGGACATGAACGACGCCTACTTGG GCTATGCAGCCGAGTCCCTGTCCCTGGGGGGCAGCCGGGCGCTGGCACTGGGGGCCCCCCGCTACCGCCACGTTGgccgcctcctcctcttccacctcCGCGGCCCCCAGGCTGCTTGGGAGCTCCTGGCAGATGCCACGGGGCCGCAG GTGGGCTCCTACTTCGGGGCGTCCCTGTGTGCCCTGGACACCGACGGGGACGGCTCGGCCGAGGTGGTGTGGGGGGCCCCCATGTTCTAcggggccggcagcgggggcCGCGTGGCCGTCTGCACCCTCAGGCTGAAG GGCGGCCGGCTGGGGTGCCAGCAGATGCTGCAGGGACAGCCCGGCCACCCCTTGGGGCGCTTTGGGGCCAGCCTGGCTCGCCTGGGGGACGTCAACGGGGACCGGTGGCCCGACGTGGCCGTGGGGGCCCCGCTGGAGGACGAGGAGAGGGGGGCCGTCTACGTCTTCCACGGGAAGCGGGATGGTGTCACCTCCCAGTACAGCCAG CGCATCTCAGGCACCCGGTTCTCCAGCGGGCCACGCTATTTCGGCCAGGCCATCAGCGGTGGCCAGGACCTGACGGGGGACAGGCTGCCAGACGTGGCCGTGGGCGCCCAGGGACAGGTCCTGCTGCTCAG GTCCCAGCCGCTGCTCAAGGTCCGCGTGAAGGTGGCTTTCCAGCCCCAGGAGATCCCCGCGGCCGCCTTTGACtgtcaggaggaggaa gctcaAGGGGGAAGTGGCCAAGGCTGGATCTGCTTCCTCAGCACCAAGAAAACCCCTGACAACTTTG GCAGCCAAGTTTCCACCACCCTCCGGTACCAGGCGGCCCTGGACCCCGGCCGGGCGAAGGTCCGGGCCGTCTTTGCCGGCAGCACCGCCGTCCGCAACGGGACCCTCCAGCTGGGTGTCGGACAGAGGTGCGAGACCTTGGCCATCGCCTTCACGGTGGGT TGCCCACGGGACACGCTGACCCCCCTGGTGCTGCGCCTCACCTACGATGCCACGGGGGACCCCATCACGGTGGCCGAGGGCTTGCGGCCAGCCTTGAGCGAGGACTCGGAGACGGTGGTCGTGGGCACG CTGCCCTTTGAGAAGAACTGCGGCGCTGACAACGTCTGCATCGACGACCTCCAGGTCTCCTTCAACTTCTCAGG gctggAAACCATCGTGGTGGGGGTGACCGACGTGGTGGACATCACCGTCACCCTCCGCAACCGCGGGGAGGACTCCTACGGGGCCACCGTCCAGCTGGAGCACGCCGAGGCCCTCTCCTACCGCAAGGCCGTCGTGCTCCAG TCCTCCAGGAGATCCGGGTCCGTGCACTGCAACTCGGAGCCGGCGGAGCGACCGCAGCGCAGGACCCTCTGCCTCGTCAACCACCCCATCTTCCGCCCCGACGCCGAG GTCGTGTTCACCGTCACCCTGGACGTGCCCCACGGCGCGGAGCTGGGGAGCGTGTTGGAGGTGGTGGCCAACGCCAGCAGGTGA